The sequence below is a genomic window from Bacillota bacterium.
ACAGGTTTTGCCTGTCCCGTGCCCGCACTAACACGTAGAAGCCATGGGTGCCAGCGTCACCATCGTAAGACACGAAATCGAAATTGGCACGGTCATCTTGTTCCGGCAGAGACACATACTTCTTGATGGCGTTCCGAAAGACAGAGTAGTCGGACGTGTCGGGTGGGTACACACCGTTCTCGGCCTTGTACATAATCAGGGCGGTCTGGATGTTCTTGGCGTCGGCCCTGGCCCCCTTCTTCTTGGCGTCATCGACGTAGCCGCCCACGGTCGGAATTGCGATGGCTACGAGTACGCCCAGGATGGTGATCACCACCACTAGCTCGATGAGGGTGAACCCGTCCCGGTCCCTGCGCATACCCTTAATCATCTGAATCCGCCCCCTTCGCTGTTGGGGCTGCCCCGCCCCCAAGAATTTTAATGGTAGGATTCGCCGCTCATGGCAAAATGTCCTCTTTATATGTAGTTTCCTGCCGTGTGAAGCCTCAAGGGGATCAGGGCGGGCCGGTCAACAACACCAGGAAGTGGGCAGCCTCCTGGAAAACTGCCTCCAGTTCCGCGTCGGAAGCAGCCACCGTCCTGCTGAAGTCCACCCGGTGGGAGAGCAGGAAGGCGAGTTCCTCAATGGCGCGGCGCTTCTGCCCGGCAGCCTCGTACGCGAGGGCCAGGTGCAATCGGAAACGCGGTTCCCAGCGGAAGAGGGTCACCGCCCGCTCCAGGTGCACCAGGGCAGCCGGCACGTTGCCCGCTTCCAGCAAGAGGGAACCCGCCAGGTCCTCGAGGTAGGGCTCGTACGGATTGGCCCTGGCGCCCGCCAGCACCGCGTCCAGGGCCCGGCCGCGCCAATAGGAGCGATCGCGGCCGGCGGAATCCTGCAAGTCCATCTGGCGCAGAACGTGGCCGAGCAACATGGCCGTCCGCGGATGCCCAGGCATCACCGCCCGGGCTACAACGGCCCGCTGCAGGGCCAGGGCCAGCCGCCCGTCCTCCAGGGCGGACTCGACCCGCTGGCGGGCGACCAGACCCGCATACGGCCTCACCCCCGCCACCACCGCCGCCAGGAGCAGCAGGGGCAGGACGACCGGCCCCACCCGGTCAGGGAC
It includes:
- a CDS encoding prepilin-type N-terminal cleavage/methylation domain-containing protein, whose product is MIKGMRRDRDGFTLIELVVVITILGVLVAIAIPTVGGYVDDAKKKGARADAKNIQTALIMYKAENGVYPPDTSDYSVFRNAIKKYVSLPEQDDRANFDFVSYDGDAGTHGFYVLVRARDRQNLSISIYEDDIIGP